Proteins from a genomic interval of Pectinophora gossypiella chromosome 4, ilPecGoss1.1, whole genome shotgun sequence:
- the LOC126366306 gene encoding uncharacterized protein LOC126366306 isoform X2 has protein sequence MCLVRNLIFVGLLFRFWTRIVAELRTLQIGDTKEFHCCGRFPRGGTILWYQRYDNNHTFLQSTETYYKCGSEYNGRSIKKIINVLDHNTDLYCIYWEKEKAQRTRRGYISNSIHLQKQNLYSTKYNYGSQQHKTNRGYVTITPTNYLSKVGTAVNYTCELHNMQVEDVELYQEKDRIITAYTMTRQTFQPENLFYHGKIITENDNNSKIYCVATLEGTNNFVTSTKSDLIVETSIQTNQPSDLSGEENTNNDNQNVYLLSLILSVILICLIVAGLVIFYKRRKRPPLEAQSDAVTYAELYIRPPASGNVLKEDSPQYAQIVGFLAHKKK, from the exons ATGTGTTTGGTAAGAAATCTGATTTTCGTTGGATTGTTATTCAGATTTTGGACTCGAATCGTAGCTG AACTACGAACATTGCAAATAGGGGATACTAAGGAATTCCATTGTTGCGGACGTTTTCCAAGAGGGGGAACGATACTGTGGTACCAAAGATATG ATAACAATCATACCTTCCTCCAATCAACTGAGACGTATTACAAGTGTGGAAGCGAATATAACGGACGtagcattaaaaaaataataaatgtactgGACCACAATACTGATCTTTATTGTATTTACTGGGAAAAGGAAAAGGCCCAGCGTACGCGCAGGGGTTACATATCCAATAGCATACATTTGCAGAAGCAAAATTTATATTCAACAAAGTATAACTATGGCTCACAACAACATAAAACCAACC GTGGTTACGTAACAATTACACCAACAAATTATCTGTCAAAAGTGGGTACGGCTGTAAACTATACATGTGAACTACACAATATGCAAGTTGAGGATGTAGAATTGTATCAGGAGAAAG ATAGAATCATAACAGCATATACAATGACCAGACAAACATTTCAACCAGAGAACTTGTTTTATCACGGGAAAATAATAACAGAGAACGACAACAACTCCAAGATATATTGCGTTGCAACGCTTGAAGGGACGAATAATTTCGTCACAAGTACTAAAAGCGACTTGATCGTGGAAACTTCAATTCAAACCAATCAACCCAGCGACCTTTCAGGAGAAGAAAATACTAATAATGATAATCAAAATGTTTATCTTCTATCTCTTATTTTGTCAGTCATATTGATTTGCCTGATCGTTGCGGGTCTGGTAATATTCTACAAGCGAAGAAAACGTCCACCTTTGGAAGCTCAA AGTGATGCTGTAACGTACGCGGAGTTGTATATCCGGCCACCTGCATCTGGTAACGTGTTGAAAGAAGATTCGCCACAATACGCGCAAATCGTTGGTTTTTTGGCGCATAAGAAAAAATGA
- the LOC126366306 gene encoding uncharacterized protein LOC126366306 isoform X1, with protein sequence MCLVRNLIFVGLLFRFWTRIVADSTYQLFVNPELRTLQIGDTKEFHCCGRFPRGGTILWYQRYDNNHTFLQSTETYYKCGSEYNGRSIKKIINVLDHNTDLYCIYWEKEKAQRTRRGYISNSIHLQKQNLYSTKYNYGSQQHKTNRGYVTITPTNYLSKVGTAVNYTCELHNMQVEDVELYQEKDRIITAYTMTRQTFQPENLFYHGKIITENDNNSKIYCVATLEGTNNFVTSTKSDLIVETSIQTNQPSDLSGEENTNNDNQNVYLLSLILSVILICLIVAGLVIFYKRRKRPPLEAQSDAVTYAELYIRPPASGNVLKEDSPQYAQIVGFLAHKKK encoded by the exons ATGTGTTTGGTAAGAAATCTGATTTTCGTTGGATTGTTATTCAGATTTTGGACTCGAATCGTAGCTG attCTACATATCAGTTATTTGTTAATCCAGAACTACGAACATTGCAAATAGGGGATACTAAGGAATTCCATTGTTGCGGACGTTTTCCAAGAGGGGGAACGATACTGTGGTACCAAAGATATG ATAACAATCATACCTTCCTCCAATCAACTGAGACGTATTACAAGTGTGGAAGCGAATATAACGGACGtagcattaaaaaaataataaatgtactgGACCACAATACTGATCTTTATTGTATTTACTGGGAAAAGGAAAAGGCCCAGCGTACGCGCAGGGGTTACATATCCAATAGCATACATTTGCAGAAGCAAAATTTATATTCAACAAAGTATAACTATGGCTCACAACAACATAAAACCAACC GTGGTTACGTAACAATTACACCAACAAATTATCTGTCAAAAGTGGGTACGGCTGTAAACTATACATGTGAACTACACAATATGCAAGTTGAGGATGTAGAATTGTATCAGGAGAAAG ATAGAATCATAACAGCATATACAATGACCAGACAAACATTTCAACCAGAGAACTTGTTTTATCACGGGAAAATAATAACAGAGAACGACAACAACTCCAAGATATATTGCGTTGCAACGCTTGAAGGGACGAATAATTTCGTCACAAGTACTAAAAGCGACTTGATCGTGGAAACTTCAATTCAAACCAATCAACCCAGCGACCTTTCAGGAGAAGAAAATACTAATAATGATAATCAAAATGTTTATCTTCTATCTCTTATTTTGTCAGTCATATTGATTTGCCTGATCGTTGCGGGTCTGGTAATATTCTACAAGCGAAGAAAACGTCCACCTTTGGAAGCTCAA AGTGATGCTGTAACGTACGCGGAGTTGTATATCCGGCCACCTGCATCTGGTAACGTGTTGAAAGAAGATTCGCCACAATACGCGCAAATCGTTGGTTTTTTGGCGCATAAGAAAAAATGA